GTTGCAAGAACGGAATAGAAAAATGCATTTCCACTCTCTATGGAAGAGAGCCAAAACGCGAAACCAAATGCCATCGCAACGGCGAGCGCGATGAAAATGACGTGGAACGATTTAAGAGACATTTCGGGATATGGAATCTATTTCTGTAAGTGTTGGTAAAAAAAGTAATCCGAGAAAGAAAAAAATAGTAAATGCCAGTATGATCAATATTGTTTTCTTTTCAGAAATTAAATGCATAAAGTAACTTGCAACCATTGTGCCTTTTACTCCTGCAACAATAAGAGCAAGAGTGACAGCGATTGCAATGGGTAAATGAAAACTTGCTATTGCTACGGTGATGACTGTTAAAACCATCAACGCCGCAAACACATAAAAATATTTTTTTATGTGTTGCTGAATGTTGGAATGTTCCATAAAAAGTCAGAGTAAATAAAGTACGGGAAAAAGAAAAATCCACACAAGGTCAACAAAATGCCAATAGAGACCAGCGATTTCAATTCTGTTTGTGAATCGTTTCGGTTGAAAAAACCACATTTTGCTTCCTGCTCCCCAGAAATATGAGTTCACAACTATTCCGCCGATTACATGCAAACCGTGAAGACCAGTAAGTGTAAAATAAATTGCTAAAAAGGTATTGTTACTTGGAAAATAACCGTGTTCAAACTTTGCACTGTATTCAAAATATTTTACGATAAGAAAAAGAAAACCGCAAAGGATTGTGATACCCATATAGATTTTGAATTTTTTGAATTCGTTCATCATTAGCGAAGCCCACGACATTACCATCGTAACGCTTGAAGCAATAAGTACAACAGTATTGAGCGTTGCCAATGGAATATTCAAATATGTTGAACCGTGAGGCCATTCGCTTGCTCCTGTTCTTAACAAAATATACGAAGCAAATAAACCTCCGAAGAGCATTACTTCCGAAGCGAGAAAT
This Ignavibacteria bacterium DNA region includes the following protein-coding sequences:
- a CDS encoding heme-copper oxidase subunit III; its protein translation is MEIPYTIETRHDTGLYNAKLGIWLFLASEVMLFGGLFASYILLRTGASEWPHGSTYLNIPLATLNTVVLIASSVTMVMSWASLMMNEFKKFKIYMGITILCGFLFLIVKYFEYSAKFEHGYFPSNNTFLAIYFTLTGLHGLHVIGGIVVNSYFWGAGSKMWFFQPKRFTNRIEIAGLYWHFVDLVWIFLFPVLYLL